A region from the Elusimicrobiales bacterium genome encodes:
- a CDS encoding aspartate carbamoyltransferase catalytic subunit, which translates to MKWTRKDLLGLEYLSAAEIEHVLEVTDSFKQVTTRAVKKVPTLRGKTVANLFFEPSTRTSASFELAAKRLSCDVMNLNIATSSVKKGETLVDTARNIEAMKVDIMVIRHGMSGAPVMVSRAVKACVINAGDGWHEHPTQGLLDLYTLRSKFGKLKGVNVSIIGDIAHSRVARSNIWGLTKLGANVTVCAPRMLLPEGAEKFGVRAVSSLDAALEGADAINVLRMQFERDAAQAFPSRAAYFHEFGVTQDRLKKAKKNIVVMHPGPINRGLEMSSEVADGPNSVILEQVTNGVAVRMAVMYLTAMASEAI; encoded by the coding sequence ATGAAATGGACCAGAAAAGACCTTTTGGGGCTTGAATACCTCTCCGCCGCCGAGATAGAGCATGTGCTGGAGGTTACGGATTCTTTCAAACAGGTTACGACGCGCGCCGTCAAAAAAGTGCCCACGTTGCGCGGCAAGACGGTGGCCAACCTGTTTTTCGAGCCGTCCACCCGCACTTCCGCCTCTTTTGAGCTGGCGGCAAAGCGGCTTTCCTGCGACGTGATGAATCTCAATATTGCCACCTCCAGCGTCAAAAAAGGCGAAACGCTGGTGGATACCGCCCGCAACATAGAGGCCATGAAGGTTGACATCATGGTGATACGGCACGGCATGTCGGGCGCGCCGGTGATGGTGTCGCGCGCGGTCAAAGCCTGCGTCATCAACGCGGGCGACGGCTGGCACGAGCATCCCACCCAGGGCCTGCTGGACCTGTACACGTTGCGCTCCAAATTCGGGAAACTAAAGGGCGTCAATGTCAGCATCATAGGAGACATCGCGCATTCGCGCGTGGCGCGCTCCAATATCTGGGGGCTCACCAAGCTGGGGGCCAACGTAACCGTCTGCGCGCCGAGAATGCTGCTGCCGGAGGGCGCGGAAAAATTCGGCGTGCGCGCCGTCTCCAGCCTGGACGCGGCGCTGGAGGGCGCGGACGCGATAAACGTCCTGCGCATGCAGTTTGAGCGCGACGCGGCGCAGGCGTTCCCATCGCGCGCGGCCTACTTCCACGAATTCGGCGTTACGCAGGACAGGCTTAAAAAGGCCAAAAAGAACATCGTGGTAATGCACCCCGGCCCTATCAACCGCGGGCTTGAAATGTCCAGCGAGGTGGCCGACGGGCCCAATTCGGTCATTCTGGAGCAGGTGACAAACGGCGTCGCCGTCCGCATGGCCGTGATGTATCTGACCGCTATGGCAAGCGAGGCGATATGA